A DNA window from Roseovarius sp. Pro17 contains the following coding sequences:
- a CDS encoding amino acid ABC transporter permease, whose amino-acid sequence MMWLQDYFNLRLVLEYADVFAAGIWQTLWISAICLVLSLILGTVLALGRMSTNPAIWRPVAGYIQFIRSTPLLVQIYLVYYGLPVIMPAGMLFDEVQSGIIALTLHTSPYMGEIIRAGIGSVARGQIEGALSVGMTPRQTMRYVTLPQAIANVMPPLLGQTAVLIKDTSLLSIIAVFELLGAGLLMFSETVVATESYVTVAVCYLGIYAMMLVLSGMVQNRLGGSAWKAN is encoded by the coding sequence ATGATGTGGCTTCAGGATTATTTCAACCTCAGGCTGGTGCTGGAATATGCCGATGTCTTTGCGGCGGGCATTTGGCAGACGCTGTGGATTTCTGCCATCTGCCTCGTGCTGTCGCTGATTCTGGGCACGGTGCTGGCGCTGGGGCGCATGTCGACAAATCCAGCCATCTGGCGGCCTGTTGCGGGATATATCCAGTTCATCCGCTCGACGCCTTTGCTGGTGCAGATCTACCTTGTCTATTACGGCCTGCCGGTGATCATGCCGGCGGGAATGCTGTTTGATGAGGTGCAATCAGGCATCATCGCGCTGACGCTGCACACGTCGCCCTATATGGGCGAAATCATCCGCGCCGGGATCGGCTCGGTGGCAAGGGGCCAGATAGAGGGCGCGCTGTCGGTCGGCATGACGCCGCGCCAGACGATGCGCTACGTCACGCTACCGCAGGCTATTGCAAACGTAATGCCGCCGCTGCTGGGTCAGACGGCGGTACTAATCAAGGACACGTCGCTGCTCAGCATCATCGCGGTGTTTGAGCTGCTGGGCGCGGGCCTGTTGATGTTCTCGGAAACGGTCGTGGCAACCGAAAGCTATGTCACCGTCGCCGTCTGCTATCTGGGCATATACGCCATGATGCTGGTGCTGTCGGGCATGGTTCAGAACCGTCTGGGCGGCAGCGCCTGGAAAGCGAATTGA
- a CDS encoding GNAT family N-acetyltransferase: MNGARPARARLWHVPQMTAILWDFIHRTPWLPRVRPYRTDLRVMARITRRGWVRVLRDARGPAAFIARDGARVHALYVHPRAQGMGMGRALLNDAKRAAPRLELWVAEANEDARIFYMTQGFAEHARGCGAYNDERLPEIQMIWHQDRSAAI; this comes from the coding sequence GTGAATGGGGCCCGCCCCGCCCGCGCGCGGTTGTGGCACGTCCCGCAGATGACCGCGATCCTATGGGATTTCATCCATCGCACCCCATGGCTGCCGCGCGTGCGCCCCTACCGCACCGATCTGCGCGTGATGGCCCGCATTACACGGCGCGGCTGGGTGAGGGTGTTGCGCGACGCGCGAGGCCCCGCTGCCTTTATCGCGCGCGACGGTGCTCGGGTCCACGCGCTCTATGTGCATCCACGCGCGCAAGGGATGGGTATGGGTCGCGCCCTGCTGAATGATGCCAAGCGCGCCGCGCCGCGGCTGGAACTTTGGGTGGCCGAGGCAAATGAGGATGCGCGCATTTTCTACATGACCCAGGGCTTTGCCGAACATGCGCGCGGCTGCGGTGCTTACAACGACGAACGACTGCCGGAAATCCAAATGATCTGGCACCAAGACAGGAGCGCTGCGATATGA
- a CDS encoding transporter substrate-binding domain-containing protein has translation MKLKSLIAGLIGGAVMAAAATVSLAETTMEKIVRTGEMTIAVQTQGPPVSFIDKNGERTGLAIELAQMMADDMGVKLVVQDYDWKGLIPALTSGKADFIAADMTPTAQRSMQIMFTEPVFFAETVAFTKEGSDYTKWQDLNSADVSLAATQASSYAAAARKFLPDAELKEFSGGTAQAVQAVMSGRATAGVTDKATLSGFQSSIEGIVLLDGELNKEPLGFAVRPDSVHLLNSLDNYMRLIRIDGRLDEKIAYWWNSTDWEADHK, from the coding sequence ATGAAACTGAAATCCCTTATCGCAGGCCTGATCGGTGGTGCCGTCATGGCCGCCGCAGCGACCGTATCGCTGGCCGAAACCACGATGGAAAAAATCGTGCGCACGGGCGAGATGACCATCGCCGTGCAGACCCAAGGGCCCCCCGTCAGCTTTATCGACAAGAATGGCGAGCGCACGGGCCTTGCCATCGAACTGGCGCAGATGATGGCCGACGACATGGGCGTCAAGCTGGTCGTGCAGGATTATGACTGGAAGGGCTTGATCCCCGCGCTGACCTCGGGCAAGGCCGATTTCATCGCCGCTGACATGACGCCGACCGCGCAGCGTTCGATGCAGATCATGTTCACCGAGCCGGTATTTTTTGCCGAAACGGTCGCCTTCACCAAGGAAGGGTCGGACTACACCAAGTGGCAGGATCTGAACAGTGCGGACGTCTCGCTGGCGGCCACGCAGGCGTCGTCCTATGCGGCAGCGGCGCGCAAGTTCCTGCCTGATGCCGAGCTCAAGGAATTCTCGGGCGGTACCGCGCAGGCGGTTCAGGCCGTGATGTCTGGCCGCGCGACTGCGGGCGTGACCGACAAGGCGACGCTGTCAGGTTTTCAGTCGTCGATTGAAGGCATCGTGCTGCTCGACGGCGAGCTGAACAAGGAGCCGCTTGGTTTTGCTGTGCGTCCCGATTCCGTGCATCTGCTGAACAGCCTCGACAACTACATGCGCCTGATCCGTATCGATGGGCGTCTGGACGAAAAGATCGCTTACTGGTGGAACTCCACCGATTGGGAAGCCGATCACAAGTGA
- a CDS encoding trans-sulfuration enzyme family protein, producing MTTDRRNRPLAPATRLAQALHHVEARTGAVTPAIQPSATYARGPDYAPRQPYIYRRDSNETTELAEAVIADIEGATSTLLFASGMSAANAFLDALPMGAHVVAPDVMYHGVLHQLRKHQSSGRLSVSFHPVGDLDAMRAAMHPGETALVWVETPSNPDWTVTDIAAAAQIAHDAGARLATDCTATPPPCTRALDLGADISFHSATKYLNGHSDVTAGALSVREPDAIWNEVASIRTLQGTVLHSFDAWLLVRGMRTLMLRVERQSASALAIAHHFQGHPLLQTVLYPGLPSHPGHAIAARQTGGLCGGMLSIITNGSERTAIDTARHCALFYPATSLGGVESLIEHRKTVSGPGFVVHPNLLRLSIGIEDASDLIADLEQALTRAAG from the coding sequence ATGACGACCGATCGTCGCAACCGCCCCCTCGCCCCGGCGACGCGCCTCGCGCAGGCGCTCCATCACGTTGAGGCGCGTACAGGTGCCGTCACCCCGGCAATCCAACCCTCGGCGACCTATGCGCGTGGGCCAGACTACGCCCCGCGCCAGCCCTATATCTACCGCCGCGACAGCAACGAGACGACCGAACTGGCCGAAGCCGTCATCGCCGATATCGAAGGTGCGACCTCTACCCTGCTCTTCGCGTCCGGCATGTCGGCGGCAAACGCGTTTCTGGACGCGCTACCAATGGGCGCGCATGTGGTGGCCCCGGACGTCATGTATCATGGCGTTTTGCATCAGCTGCGCAAACATCAGAGTTCCGGGCGGCTCAGCGTCAGCTTTCACCCCGTCGGCGATCTGGACGCCATGCGAGCAGCAATGCACCCCGGCGAAACCGCGCTGGTCTGGGTCGAGACGCCCAGCAATCCCGACTGGACCGTCACCGACATCGCCGCCGCCGCCCAGATTGCCCATGACGCGGGCGCGCGCCTTGCCACCGATTGCACCGCGACGCCGCCGCCCTGCACGCGGGCGCTGGATCTGGGTGCCGACATATCGTTCCACTCGGCCACGAAATATCTGAACGGTCATTCTGACGTTACGGCTGGCGCCTTATCGGTGCGCGAGCCGGACGCGATATGGAATGAAGTCGCGTCCATCCGCACCCTACAAGGCACGGTGCTGCACAGCTTTGACGCGTGGCTGCTGGTGCGCGGCATGCGCACGCTCATGCTGCGGGTCGAGCGTCAGAGCGCCAGCGCGCTGGCCATCGCGCATCATTTCCAAGGGCATCCACTGCTGCAAACGGTCCTTTATCCGGGCCTGCCGTCGCATCCGGGTCACGCTATCGCCGCGCGGCAAACTGGCGGCCTTTGTGGCGGTATGCTGTCGATCATCACCAACGGCAGCGAGCGAACAGCCATAGACACCGCGCGCCACTGCGCGCTGTTCTACCCCGCCACGTCCCTCGGCGGCGTCGAAAGCCTGATTGAGCATCGCAAAACCGTGTCCGGCCCCGGCTTTGTCGTGCATCCGAACCTTCTGCGCCTGTCCATCGGGATTGAGGATGCGAGCGATCTGATCGCCGATCTGGAACAGGCCCTGACCCGCGCCGCCGGATAG
- the ileS gene encoding isoleucine--tRNA ligase: protein MCADTPQNTPEYKDTLNLPQTDFPMRAGLPKREPEWLARWDEIGIYDRLREKAAANPGARTPFTLHDGPPYANGHLHIGHALNKILKDMVVRSQQMMGRDARYIPGWDCHGLPIEWKIEEQYRAKGKNKDEVDIVDFRQECRKFADGWIDIQRNEFKRLGVTGKWENPYLTMDFRAERIIAEEFQKFLMTGTLYQGSKPVMWSPVEKTALAEAEVEYHDHKSHTIWVAFSVNEASAEGDERLDDIMGARVVIWTTTPWTIPSNKAVAFNPSIVYGLYRVDATEEESWTNPGDLYLFADTLAEETLAKARVTGHTRLRDVSAGQLHSLKLCHPFAGMEGADGFWDYPVPMIDGDHVTDDAGTGFVHTAPSHGADDYEAFVKRGWIKEMTHNVGEESEFLDHVPFFAGLQVFDRKGKESKANPAVIDKLVEAGGIIARGRTTHSYPHSWRSKAPIIFRNTPQWFAAIDRPVGDGQDTYGTTIRERALTSIDELVKWTPQKGRNRLYSMIEARPDWVLSRQRAWGVPLTCFTKKGALPTDDDFLLKNEEVNARVLEAFEAEGADAWYKEGAKERFLSGIVNPDEWDKVDDILDVWFDSGSTHAFVLRDREDGSEDGLADLYLEGTDQHRGWFHSSMLQACGTMGRAPYRGVLTHGFTLDAKGNKMSKSVGNTVSPEDVTKQYGADILRLWVAQSDYTGDLRIGPEILKGVADSYRRMRNTMRFLLGALTHFDEADRIEPSDMPELEQWVLHRMAELDTRVRDGYAAYDFQGVTQALLNFCTLDLSAFYFDVRKDVLYCDGDSTRRRAARTVLDLLFHRLTTWLAPVMVFTMEEVWLERFPGPGSSLHLQDMPETPQSWLNPELATKWSGIRQARRVVTAALEVERTNKVIGSSLEAAPDVYVNDEGMLTALKSVPFEDVCITSAVTLSDGSGPKDAFQLPEADGVSVTFHKAPGDKCLRCWKILPDVGTHKHPGTCQRCSDALG from the coding sequence ATGTGCGCCGACACGCCCCAGAACACGCCCGAGTACAAAGACACGCTGAACCTGCCCCAGACCGACTTTCCGATGCGCGCAGGCCTGCCCAAGCGCGAGCCGGAATGGCTGGCTCGCTGGGACGAAATCGGTATCTACGACCGCCTGCGCGAAAAGGCCGCCGCAAACCCCGGCGCGCGCACGCCCTTCACCCTGCATGACGGCCCGCCCTACGCCAACGGCCATTTGCATATCGGCCACGCGCTGAACAAGATCCTCAAGGATATGGTCGTTCGCTCCCAGCAGATGATGGGCCGCGACGCGCGCTACATCCCCGGCTGGGATTGCCACGGCCTGCCCATCGAGTGGAAGATCGAAGAGCAATACCGCGCCAAGGGCAAAAACAAGGACGAGGTCGACATCGTCGATTTCCGTCAGGAATGCCGCAAGTTCGCCGACGGCTGGATCGACATCCAACGGAATGAATTTAAGCGACTCGGCGTCACCGGAAAATGGGAAAACCCCTACCTCACGATGGATTTCCGCGCCGAGCGGATCATCGCGGAGGAATTTCAGAAGTTCCTGATGACCGGCACGCTTTATCAAGGGTCCAAGCCGGTGATGTGGTCGCCGGTGGAAAAGACCGCACTGGCCGAGGCGGAGGTCGAGTATCACGATCACAAGAGCCACACGATCTGGGTGGCGTTCTCGGTAAATGAGGCTTCGGCCGAGGGAGATGAACGTCTAGACGACATCATGGGTGCCCGCGTCGTGATCTGGACGACCACGCCATGGACAATACCGTCCAACAAGGCAGTCGCGTTCAACCCCTCGATCGTCTACGGCCTCTACCGCGTGGACGCCACCGAAGAGGAAAGCTGGACCAACCCCGGCGATCTCTACCTTTTTGCCGACACGCTGGCTGAGGAAACGCTGGCCAAGGCGCGCGTGACCGGACATACAAGGCTGCGCGATGTGAGCGCTGGGCAACTGCACAGCTTGAAACTCTGTCACCCCTTCGCGGGTATGGAGGGCGCAGATGGCTTCTGGGACTACCCTGTGCCGATGATCGACGGCGACCACGTCACCGACGACGCCGGCACCGGGTTTGTTCACACCGCGCCCAGCCACGGCGCCGACGATTATGAGGCGTTCGTAAAACGCGGCTGGATCAAGGAGATGACCCATAACGTCGGCGAGGAATCCGAATTTCTGGATCACGTCCCCTTCTTTGCGGGCCTTCAGGTGTTCGACCGCAAGGGCAAGGAAAGCAAGGCAAACCCCGCCGTCATCGACAAGCTGGTCGAGGCGGGCGGCATCATCGCGCGCGGCCGCACGACCCACAGCTATCCCCATAGCTGGCGCTCCAAGGCGCCGATCATCTTCCGCAACACGCCCCAATGGTTCGCCGCCATCGACCGCCCTGTGGGCGACGGGCAGGACACCTACGGCACCACGATCCGCGAGCGCGCGCTGACCTCCATCGACGAGTTGGTCAAGTGGACCCCGCAAAAGGGCCGCAATCGCCTGTATTCCATGATCGAGGCGCGCCCCGATTGGGTGCTGTCGCGCCAGCGCGCGTGGGGCGTGCCGCTGACCTGCTTTACCAAAAAGGGCGCGCTACCGACCGACGACGATTTCCTGCTGAAAAACGAAGAGGTGAACGCCCGCGTTCTGGAGGCGTTCGAGGCCGAGGGCGCCGATGCATGGTACAAGGAGGGCGCCAAAGAGCGCTTCCTGTCGGGCATCGTGAATCCCGATGAGTGGGACAAGGTCGACGACATCCTCGACGTCTGGTTCGACTCCGGCTCCACCCACGCCTTCGTTCTGCGCGACCGCGAGGATGGGTCCGAGGACGGGTTGGCCGATCTCTACCTAGAGGGCACCGACCAGCATCGCGGCTGGTTCCACTCGTCAATGTTGCAGGCTTGCGGCACGATGGGGCGCGCGCCCTATCGCGGCGTGCTGACCCACGGCTTCACGCTGGACGCCAAGGGCAACAAGATGTCCAAATCGGTCGGCAATACCGTGTCCCCCGAGGACGTGACCAAACAATACGGCGCCGATATCCTGCGCCTGTGGGTCGCTCAATCGGACTACACCGGCGATCTGCGGATCGGGCCGGAAATCCTCAAGGGCGTTGCCGACAGCTATCGCCGGATGCGCAATACCATGCGCTTCCTCTTGGGCGCGCTGACGCATTTCGACGAGGCTGACCGCATCGAACCATCTGACATGCCCGAGCTGGAACAATGGGTTCTCCACCGCATGGCCGAGTTGGATACCCGCGTGCGCGACGGATACGCCGCCTACGACTTCCAAGGCGTCACACAAGCGCTCCTGAACTTCTGCACGCTTGACCTCTCGGCCTTCTATTTCGACGTGCGCAAGGATGTGCTTTATTGCGACGGCGACAGCACCCGCCGCCGGGCCGCGCGCACCGTTCTGGACCTGCTGTTCCACCGCCTCACAACGTGGCTCGCCCCGGTCATGGTCTTTACCATGGAGGAAGTCTGGCTGGAGCGCTTCCCCGGCCCCGGCTCATCCCTGCACCTTCAGGACATGCCGGAAACGCCGCAGAGCTGGCTGAACCCCGAGCTTGCCACCAAATGGTCAGGCATCCGCCAGGCCCGCCGCGTTGTAACAGCGGCGCTTGAGGTTGAGCGCACAAACAAGGTCATCGGCTCCTCACTGGAGGCCGCGCCAGACGTCTATGTCAACGACGAGGGCATGCTGACCGCCCTGAAATCCGTCCCGTTCGAGGATGTCTGCATCACCTCCGCCGTCACCCTCAGCGACGGTAGCGGCCCCAAGGACGCCTTCCAACTACCCGAAGCGGACGGCGTATCCGTCACCTTCCACAAGGCGCCCGGCGACAAATGCCTGCGCTGCTGGAAGATCCTGCCGGATGTCGGCACGCACAAGCATCCCGGCACCTGTCAGCGTTGCTCGGATGCGCTGGGCTAA
- a CDS encoding YcjX family protein, whose amino-acid sequence MGISTLADGLTRGAERISGTVSETFFEPVIRIGVTGLARAGKTVFITSLVANLLERGRMPGLVAASEGRIAAAFLQPQPDDTVPRFDFESHLAALTAPAPHWPESTRAISELRLSLRVRPAGLLAGLTGPRTIHVDIVDYPGEWLLDLALMEKSYSEWSDATLAQMERRDIAATYLAQVQTADAAGTWEEPQLKALADTFTVYLGAARQKGLSGIAPGRFLLPGEMAGSPALTFAPITKPDRPGRRSLWREMERRFDAYKSQVVAPFFRDHFSRIDRQIVLVDALEAIHAGPPAVADLQDTMTEILAAFRPGRNAFLSRLFLGRRVEKILFAATKADHLHHKQHTRLTAFMEALTAEARARADFKGSETAAIALASLRATVEETREHEGETLDCVRGTLLGPDGSPGKQAAFYPGALPDSPASLIAAARQGHEAWLDRDYQIMKFAPAPLALKPGMGPPHIRLDRAAQFLIGDRL is encoded by the coding sequence TTGGGCATCTCGACACTGGCCGACGGCCTCACCCGTGGAGCCGAGCGCATTTCCGGCACTGTCTCGGAGACGTTTTTCGAGCCTGTGATCCGCATCGGCGTCACCGGCCTAGCGCGGGCGGGCAAGACGGTGTTCATTACCTCGCTCGTCGCCAACCTGCTGGAACGGGGACGCATGCCCGGCCTCGTCGCTGCCAGCGAGGGGCGCATTGCCGCCGCCTTCCTGCAACCGCAACCCGACGATACCGTACCGCGTTTCGACTTTGAATCGCACCTCGCCGCGCTGACTGCGCCGGCACCCCACTGGCCCGAAAGCACCCGCGCCATATCCGAACTGCGGCTGTCCTTACGCGTGCGCCCCGCTGGCCTTTTGGCCGGGCTGACCGGGCCACGCACGATCCATGTCGATATCGTCGATTATCCCGGCGAATGGTTGCTGGACCTCGCGCTGATGGAAAAATCCTACTCCGAGTGGAGCGATGCGACCTTGGCCCAGATGGAGCGCCGCGATATCGCCGCGACGTATCTGGCTCAGGTGCAGACCGCTGACGCCGCAGGCACGTGGGAAGAACCACAACTGAAAGCGCTGGCCGACACATTTACCGTCTATCTAGGTGCCGCGCGGCAAAAGGGCCTGAGCGGCATCGCGCCGGGTCGGTTCCTGCTGCCGGGCGAAATGGCGGGTTCGCCCGCGCTGACCTTTGCGCCGATCACAAAACCGGACCGCCCCGGCCGCCGCAGCCTATGGCGCGAGATGGAGAGGCGTTTTGACGCCTATAAGTCTCAGGTCGTCGCGCCGTTCTTTCGCGATCACTTCTCGCGGATCGACCGCCAGATCGTGCTGGTCGACGCGCTCGAAGCGATCCATGCAGGCCCGCCCGCCGTGGCCGATTTACAGGACACGATGACCGAGATCCTCGCCGCCTTCCGCCCCGGTCGCAACGCGTTCCTCAGCCGGCTTTTTCTGGGCCGCCGGGTCGAAAAGATCCTTTTTGCCGCGACCAAGGCCGACCATCTGCACCACAAACAACACACACGCCTGACCGCCTTCATGGAGGCCCTTACGGCCGAGGCGCGCGCGCGCGCCGACTTCAAGGGGTCCGAGACGGCAGCCATCGCCCTCGCCTCGCTGCGCGCCACCGTCGAGGAAACGCGCGAACATGAGGGCGAAACGCTGGATTGCGTACGCGGCACGTTGCTGGGACCGGATGGTAGTCCCGGCAAACAGGCCGCGTTTTATCCCGGCGCGCTGCCGGACAGCCCCGCCTCGCTGATCGCAGCGGCGCGGCAGGGGCATGAGGCGTGGCTGGACCGCGACTATCAGATCATGAAATTCGCCCCCGCCCCGCTGGCGCTGAAACCCGGCATGGGGCCGCCCCATATCCGCCTCGACCGCGCCGCGCAGTTCCTGATCGGGGACCGGCTGTGA
- a CDS encoding group III truncated hemoglobin: MVKPLEQFDITRDQIQRVVTRFYAQVRRDPVLGPVFGAHIAPDGWPAHEEKIARFWANAILRERCYDGNPMQVHEAASDVHAEHFPVWLGLFDTILTEELPDITARRWSALAHRIGRGFQVGLKMRAPPGAVPNLR, encoded by the coding sequence ATGGTCAAACCGTTGGAGCAATTTGACATCACGCGTGACCAGATCCAGAGGGTCGTGACACGGTTTTATGCGCAGGTGCGGCGCGATCCGGTGCTGGGGCCTGTATTTGGCGCACATATCGCGCCGGACGGATGGCCCGCGCACGAAGAGAAAATCGCCCGATTCTGGGCGAACGCCATTCTGCGCGAGCGGTGTTATGACGGTAATCCGATGCAGGTCCACGAGGCGGCGAGCGATGTGCATGCCGAGCATTTTCCTGTTTGGCTGGGCCTTTTCGATACCATCCTGACCGAGGAATTGCCCGACATCACCGCGCGCCGCTGGTCCGCGTTGGCGCACCGGATCGGGCGCGGCTTTCAGGTGGGACTAAAGATGCGCGCGCCGCCGGGGGCGGTGCCAAACCTGCGTTAA
- a CDS encoding TIGR01620 family protein: MSRPKGPILFDLDEDAPRAAPSEAPPVPEPDLPTPPDGRAMQTFAALAARRPSRLARLFWGLLGAILTFAISLAAWDFATSLITRVPALGYAVTALLAAFILVLVAIALRELAAFARLGRIDALHRKADTALADDDLPAARELTNDLVKLYTGREDTRWGRERLAEQRGDQFDASTLLALAEAELLVPLDAAALRQVEGAARQVAAVTALVPIALADLIVALSANIRMIRRIAEIYGGRSGTLGSLRLTRAVLTHLVATGAVAVGDDVISSVAGGSLLSKISRRFGEGVINGALTARVGVAAMEVCRPLPFSPGKRPKVRRIITTALSGLFPS, from the coding sequence ATGAGCCGCCCCAAAGGCCCCATCCTTTTCGATCTGGACGAGGACGCCCCCCGCGCCGCCCCGTCCGAGGCACCGCCAGTCCCCGAGCCTGACCTGCCGACCCCGCCCGATGGGCGCGCGATGCAGACCTTCGCAGCGCTGGCCGCGCGCCGCCCGTCGCGTCTGGCACGGCTTTTCTGGGGGCTGCTGGGCGCAATCCTGACCTTCGCCATCTCGCTCGCCGCGTGGGATTTTGCAACAAGCCTGATCACGCGAGTGCCGGCGCTGGGTTACGCCGTGACCGCGCTGCTGGCCGCCTTTATTCTGGTCCTCGTCGCTATCGCCCTGCGCGAATTGGCCGCCTTTGCCCGGCTGGGCAGGATCGACGCACTTCATCGCAAGGCCGATACTGCGCTGGCCGATGACGATCTGCCCGCCGCACGCGAGTTGACCAACGATTTGGTCAAGCTCTATACAGGCCGCGAGGATACGCGCTGGGGCCGCGAGCGACTGGCCGAGCAGCGCGGCGATCAGTTCGACGCCAGCACCCTTTTGGCACTGGCCGAGGCCGAGCTGCTGGTCCCGCTTGATGCCGCGGCCTTGCGACAGGTCGAAGGCGCCGCGCGGCAGGTCGCTGCCGTTACTGCGCTGGTCCCTATTGCGCTGGCGGATTTAATTGTCGCGCTCAGCGCCAACATTCGCATGATCCGCCGTATCGCCGAAATCTATGGCGGGCGCTCTGGCACGTTGGGCAGTCTGCGCCTCACGCGCGCTGTGTTGACCCACCTCGTCGCCACGGGCGCCGTGGCGGTAGGCGATGACGTGATCTCCAGCGTCGCGGGCGGTAGCCTTTTGTCGAAAATCTCGCGCCGCTTCGGCGAGGGCGTAATCAACGGCGCGCTGACGGCCCGCGTCGGCGTTGCCGCGATGGAGGTCTGCCGCCCCCTGCCCTTTTCGCCGGGCAAACGCCCCAAGGTGCGCCGCATTATCACCACGGCGCTCAGCGGGCTTTTCCCCAGCTAA
- a CDS encoding amino acid ABC transporter ATP-binding protein — protein sequence MIVIEGVSKTYRMKGRPDVRALDNVSNCIARGEVVVIIGPSGSGKSTLLRALNGLQPVDEGRIVIDGIEVTNRKTDINKLRAEVGMVFQHFNLFQHKSALENIVLPQIIVAKRSRAEAESIARDLLKKVGLPDVEASYPVMLSGGQQQRIAIARSLAMKPKVMLFDEATSALDPETVGGVLEQMRALAAEGMTMAVVTHEMGFAREAADRVIFMDGGAIVEENTPVAFFDNPRTNRAQDFLSQIL from the coding sequence ATGATCGTCATCGAAGGGGTCAGCAAGACCTATCGCATGAAAGGCCGCCCTGATGTGCGCGCGCTCGACAATGTCAGCAATTGTATAGCGCGAGGCGAGGTTGTGGTGATTATCGGGCCTTCGGGGTCGGGTAAGTCCACGCTGCTGCGTGCGCTGAACGGGCTTCAGCCGGTGGATGAGGGCCGCATCGTGATAGACGGGATCGAGGTTACGAACCGCAAGACCGACATCAACAAGCTGCGCGCCGAGGTCGGCATGGTGTTCCAGCATTTCAACCTCTTTCAGCACAAGAGCGCGCTGGAGAATATCGTATTGCCCCAGATTATCGTCGCCAAGCGCAGCCGCGCCGAGGCCGAGAGCATCGCGCGCGATTTGCTGAAAAAGGTCGGGCTGCCGGACGTCGAGGCCAGCTATCCGGTCATGCTGTCGGGCGGCCAACAGCAGCGCATCGCCATCGCGCGGTCGCTGGCGATGAAGCCCAAGGTAATGCTGTTTGACGAGGCCACATCGGCGCTGGACCCCGAAACCGTCGGCGGCGTGCTGGAGCAGATGCGCGCCCTGGCCGCCGAGGGGATGACCATGGCAGTCGTCACGCATGAGATGGGGTTCGCCCGCGAGGCGGCGGATCGGGTCATCTTCATGGATGGCGGTGCGATCGTCGAGGAAAACACTCCGGTCGCATTTTTCGACAACCCCCGCACTAACCGGGCGCAGGATTTCCTGAGCCAGATCCTGTAG
- a CDS encoding amino acid ABC transporter permease: MEWIADKWGIIVALYPFLFKGLWLTFQISIIAIVIGSAIGFVLGVAKTMGLRVLNGVINLYLHLLRGSPYLVQLYIVYFVLPATGIAWLSFDSYTAAVVSLSLYTSSYVTEIVAAAINAVPSGQAEAARSVGMTRMQTYRHIVVPQALKLTIPPMASIYVIVIKSTAVLSVIGIAELTRQGEVAIMRMPGDILFIYSLIAAFYFIYCYPMLRLSKWAEGRFGTTGGGDT, translated from the coding sequence ATGGAATGGATCGCTGACAAGTGGGGCATTATCGTCGCCCTTTACCCGTTCCTCTTCAAGGGGTTGTGGCTGACCTTCCAGATATCAATCATCGCGATCGTCATCGGCTCGGCCATCGGCTTTGTTCTGGGCGTGGCCAAGACGATGGGTCTGCGCGTGCTGAACGGGGTGATCAACCTCTACCTGCACCTGTTGCGCGGATCGCCCTACCTCGTGCAGCTTTATATCGTTTATTTCGTGCTGCCCGCGACGGGCATCGCGTGGTTGTCGTTCGACAGCTATACGGCGGCGGTCGTGTCGCTATCGCTCTATACGTCCAGCTACGTGACGGAAATCGTGGCCGCCGCAATCAACGCCGTTCCCAGCGGTCAGGCCGAGGCGGCGCGGTCGGTGGGTATGACAAGGATGCAGACCTATCGCCATATCGTCGTACCGCAAGCGCTGAAGCTGACGATCCCGCCGATGGCTAGTATCTACGTCATCGTGATCAAGAGCACAGCGGTTCTGTCGGTCATCGGCATCGCCGAACTAACGCGGCAGGGCGAGGTGGCGATCATGCGGATGCCGGGTGATATCCTGTTCATCTACAGCCTGATAGCGGCGTTTTACTTTATCTACTGCTATCCGATGCTGCGCCTGTCGAAATGGGCCGAAGGGCGGTTCGGGACCACGGGCGGCGGCGATACCTGA